DNA sequence from the Desulfovibrio sp. genome:
GAAATTCGCCATTCTTCACCTGATACGCATGTAATCTTTTCAGAGAAGCTTGAAGAGCTTATTCAAGCCGATGAAGTTTGGTGTACTGGACTGACCGAGGCATGGAATCTAGTCAACGAGTTGGGAGCTAATGTTGTAAATGCAGGTAAATTTTTTCACGTTGGCGGGCATCATGTTACAGCTCTGCCGGAAACACTCAAATATGGCAAAGCGTTTGCTGGACCATTTGGAGATGTGGCGAACTGCGACTTCGCACCGCTGCCAGCGTGGGATATCTTTCCAGATTTTGAGCAAAAAAGAAGCTTGATAATAACAAGCTTTGGTTGTCCCTTCTCTTGCAATTTCTGCTCGTCCAAGGCCTTTTGGAAAACATACATTGCCAAAAGCGCTACCCGAACATTACTCGAAATTAAAGACTTGGCTGCGCGTGGTGCCAAGGACATTATAATTTTTGATGATCTTTTCACTGCAAATCTAACACGATTGCGCGAACTTTCACAGATGATCAAAGCAGAAGGTTTAGACTATATTTCCTATAACTGCCTGATCCGTAGCGATACTGCGACTCCAGAAATTATCTCTCTTTTACGGCAAATGAATGTCGCCACGTTGGCGTTTGGGGCTGAAAGTGGCAGTGACGCCATCCTCAGTGCAATGAATAAAAAAACTACCTCAACCCAAAATCAACGCGCGATAGATATTTTGAATGACTATGGGTACAAACCCACAATGTCTTTTATTGTTGGTTTTCCTGGCGAGAGTAAAAAAACGTTAGATGAAACGCGTAAATTTATAGATAGGAATCGCAAAAATAGTTCGATAATCGATATTCTCCCGTCCACTCCTTTGCCCGGCACATGGCTCTGGAAGCAATTTGTTGCAAAGCATCATCCTGACATTCTTAATTTCCCTTGGGAGTCATTGAAGCTTCGAGCAAACACTGCGGACTGGGAACGCTACCCTCTTATGGCCGATGGCTGCGATGTGGCAGATTTGCAAGAAATTTGTGAGTGGAATAGCGCGCAGAACGCTCCACTGACGATGGGACCTGATGCCCAAATCGCATTAAGCTCGTCAGAGAGTTCTAATAAACTGCTCTACCCCTTTTCGTGGCAAAATGGACACTCAGATGTCCCATTACATTGCAAAGTTTGTGGTTTCGTAGGTGATATGGAGAAGGTAATCCATGTTGCCGAAACATGTTTTGGCTTACCTACTACTTTTCATCGGTGTCCATCTTGCCAATGTCTTATACCGCATCCCTATTTATTCACAGAAGATATTAACGAGCAAGGTTTCGGAGAAATCTTGGATGGCTATGACGCCTTTTATGCGGAGATTTCCGCCGGTATTGATTTTATGGTGGCACCCTTGCAATGCTTGCCGTCGTTTCGCCGTCGCCCCAAAATGTTGGACGTTGGTTGCGGGTTTGGCTTCGCGATGCTCTATGCTCAAAACATGTTAGATGCAGACGCTTTGGGCTTTGAGCCAGGGGTGTATGGACGAATAGGTGCTCAGATGCTTGGACTGGACATCAGAGATTCATATTTTTCAGGAATGCAAGAAAAATTTGATATTATTTACGCTTCAGAAGTCATAGAGCATGTTGAAGATCCGTTTGAATTTTTGCAACTTCTTGCCTCCTCGCTCCAAGAAAGCGGTTTTTTGCTGCTTACAACGCCTAATGCTGAATATGTCAATGATGTGCCGGGCATTTCAAGCTCGCATCTAGAAGAATCAGTTCAGACTGGTGCCCACCACTATTTGCTTTCAGAGAAAGCACTTCAGCTGATGCTCGGGAGGCTAGGCTTTAACAGTGTTGAATTTTTAAAAATAAGCAACAGGATCATTTGTATCGCAAGCATGTCTGTAGATTCAAACACAAGTAATTATAGCAACAGGGGTAACTACATAAGTTTTTTGCAAAATTTTAGTCTTAAATTGACTACAGAAACGGCATTAAAGTCTGGTATATTGTTCAGACTTATTAAAGAGCAGGTTAATAGCGGCAATTTTGAATTAGCTATAGCAACACTACTTTCTTATGAAATAAATGTAAGAGAACGATTTTGTGATATTGACGTTGTAATAGGATCATTGCTGAAAGCATTGAGTGTTGAGAAAATGGGTACACAGCATTTGTTAAAAACTGTTAAACATATTGCCCCATTCAATCTGCCCGTGTTTTTGTTTTACCGTGCTATTTTTAAGATGAATGCGATTCAAGATAATCATGGAGCTTTGGGAGATTTGCAGTCTGCATTTAAAATATTAGCTCTCATGACGCAGCATTTTGATACTTGTAATTCGTGTCTTGAATACAATGAAATGGTTTGGACAGCCAAATTCCATGAAGGGCTTGCCTATTCCCATCTTGGCGAAAAGGAAAAAGCTGCGCGGTGCTTTGAGCATGTACTCGCATACGATACTCCCGAAAGACGCATCCCAAAGTGCATTCCAAGCCAAGAGATATTGCGGCGAGCCGAAAGGGAGCTTCTCTCCATCAGAGGCTATGGACTAAATGAGGGCAGACCTCTTTCGATTGTGGCAGAGAAAGCAATTGGGCATCTCATTGATAAAAATTTTTACTTGGCAGAAATAGCAGAAATTCGCCATACCAAACGCATCTCACAAAATATGGCACCCAAAATTGAAATTGCGTTGCACCATGTGGTGCAAGAAGTCTCTTCTCTCAATGCCAGACTTCGCTATTCGGCAAAACGAGCTGATAACGTTTTTGATTTTGTGCAAAATTCAGTTGCATCGCATGAAAAGCAATTGCGCACGCTGCGTGAAGATATTCTAGAAACTCGAAGCATGTTCCGGCCCTATATTGAGCTTGCGCGCCGGGCTCAAAAAGAAATTATTGCTTTCTCCAGAGGCGCAAGACGCAGTTTGAGCGTTTTCTCTAATGCTGTAAATGCACCATACAAATTGTTGCGCTTTATATGGCGCTTACTGCGACACCCTGTTGATGTGTGGAGCCTAAAAGACTTTGATGATCTACCCGGCTATTGGGAGAATAGAGATGGAAATGGATTTTCATTTCTATTACAAAGCAAAGTCTTGCAGCACATTACGTTGCCAGCGCGGCACATAGACTCTATAGGTGTTCAACTTGGGAAATCTCAAGAAAGCAACACGTGTGGTTTTACCATTGATGTGCTAAGTGCTAAAGGCGAGCTACTGTCGCATGCAGAAGTACTACCTCACCAGGTCAAACCTGAGCAGTGGTGCATTGTGCCCTTGGATTTGAATGCAGAAAAAATTCAAACTAGTGTTACGTTACGCCTGAGCGCATCTGGCGCTGGCATTCCGCCTGCAATTGCAGCTTCCATACTCGAAGGGGCGCGTAGTTTGCAAGTTGGCACGAGCCATATTTGGAATGCCACTTGCAACATCTTCTTCCCTTGTCCTGTAGGATCTGTTCAATCTCTGCGTGACATCCTGATTATTACACCTGACAATCTTGGCAAAACGCGCCTCGGCCTTGCCATGCGCCATTGGGAAATTGCACGGGCACTCTCCATGCTCGGCTTTACCGTGACGCTTACATCATGCGCAATACAAGATGATGATCTTGAGCCTGAGGGCTTTAGGCTCGCCACTTTTGCCCAGGACACCCTCCCCAGCCTGATAGCCCAGCATAGGGCTGTACTCGTACAGGGGCCGGCAATATATCATGTACCTGAGCAAGCCTTTTCATCGCAAAAACTCATAGTTGACATGGTCACCCCCATGCACATGGAGAATGTGGGGAAATCCGAGGGACTCTATAAAGAAGGTTACCTCTGTGCTATTGAGGGCCTCCGCCGAGGCGACTTTTTACTATGCGGCAATGAAAGGCAGCGTTTGTACTGGCTAGGGGTATTGACAAGTCTTGGACGAACAGGAAGCGCAGAGTATGCAAGACATCATGAGTACAGAAACTTAATGGATGTAGTGCCTTTTGGTGTGCGTGAAACACTTCCCTGCCGGAGAGAGCATGGTATTCGCAATACGCAGACTGGCTTTACCCAGGATGACTTTATAATCTTATGGTTTGGCGGTATTTGGGATTGGCTTGATCCTCAGCCCCTGATTCGAGCAGTTCACAGTGCAAACAAACAGAATAGCAAAATAAAGATTTTCTTTTCCATGTTTGCTCCTAAGGGTGGGCAGCCTTCAACCACAGCTGTTGCCGCACGTAATGAAGCGCTAAGGCTAAACGCTCTTGGCACATGCGTGTATTTCCGACCGGAACCAGTACCTTTTGACGACCGTGAAAATTTCTTGCTTGATGCCGATATTGGGGTGTTTTTTCAATTGCCCAACCTGGAGACATCGCTTTCAGCCCGCACTCGGGTGTATGATTATGTTTGGGGTGGATTACCAATACTAATGACAGCTGGAGATGAAACCGCCGAAATGTTGCGCCCGCACCAGCAAGATTTAATACTTGAAAGCTACACTGAAGAATCATTGGCAGATACGTTGCTTAGATATGCCTCAGACAAACGCAAGCAGCGTGAATACAGAGAAAAAATCACGCAATTACGAAAAGAGTTATTATGGAAAAAACAAGTACAACCTCTGGATACATATATACGGTCATTGCGAGATGCTGATGTTAGGTAGCACATCTGTTTACAATGTGCTTTTCAAAGACACTGTTCGTGTATATGAAATTTTGTCGCCTGCATTACAATGGCGATTTTGGAAACTATTTGCCTTAATGCTTTCAGGGGCTTTGCTTGAGGTGACTGCCATCAGCACACTCTCATTGCTGGGGATATCTATTGCAGCGATGGATAATTTTAAAAAGC
Encoded proteins:
- a CDS encoding radical SAM protein; the encoded protein is MKKTIALTLPRLCDESAVDYTLPYGIACIAAEIRHSSPDTHVIFSEKLEELIQADEVWCTGLTEAWNLVNELGANVVNAGKFFHVGGHHVTALPETLKYGKAFAGPFGDVANCDFAPLPAWDIFPDFEQKRSLIITSFGCPFSCNFCSSKAFWKTYIAKSATRTLLEIKDLAARGAKDIIIFDDLFTANLTRLRELSQMIKAEGLDYISYNCLIRSDTATPEIISLLRQMNVATLAFGAESGSDAILSAMNKKTTSTQNQRAIDILNDYGYKPTMSFIVGFPGESKKTLDETRKFIDRNRKNSSIIDILPSTPLPGTWLWKQFVAKHHPDILNFPWESLKLRANTADWERYPLMADGCDVADLQEICEWNSAQNAPLTMGPDAQIALSSSESSNKLLYPFSWQNGHSDVPLHCKVCGFVGDMEKVIHVAETCFGLPTTFHRCPSCQCLIPHPYLFTEDINEQGFGEILDGYDAFYAEISAGIDFMVAPLQCLPSFRRRPKMLDVGCGFGFAMLYAQNMLDADALGFEPGVYGRIGAQMLGLDIRDSYFSGMQEKFDIIYASEVIEHVEDPFEFLQLLASSLQESGFLLLTTPNAEYVNDVPGISSSHLEESVQTGAHHYLLSEKALQLMLGRLGFNSVEFLKISNRIICIASMSVDSNTSNYSNRGNYISFLQNFSLKLTTETALKSGILFRLIKEQVNSGNFELAIATLLSYEINVRERFCDIDVVIGSLLKALSVEKMGTQHLLKTVKHIAPFNLPVFLFYRAIFKMNAIQDNHGALGDLQSAFKILALMTQHFDTCNSCLEYNEMVWTAKFHEGLAYSHLGEKEKAARCFEHVLAYDTPERRIPKCIPSQEILRRAERELLSIRGYGLNEGRPLSIVAEKAIGHLIDKNFYLAEIAEIRHTKRISQNMAPKIEIALHHVVQEVSSLNARLRYSAKRADNVFDFVQNSVASHEKQLRTLREDILETRSMFRPYIELARRAQKEIIAFSRGARRSLSVFSNAVNAPYKLLRFIWRLLRHPVDVWSLKDFDDLPGYWENRDGNGFSFLLQSKVLQHITLPARHIDSIGVQLGKSQESNTCGFTIDVLSAKGELLSHAEVLPHQVKPEQWCIVPLDLNAEKIQTSVTLRLSASGAGIPPAIAASILEGARSLQVGTSHIWNATCNIFFPCPVGSVQSLRDILIITPDNLGKTRLGLAMRHWEIARALSMLGFTVTLTSCAIQDDDLEPEGFRLATFAQDTLPSLIAQHRAVLVQGPAIYHVPEQAFSSQKLIVDMVTPMHMENVGKSEGLYKEGYLCAIEGLRRGDFLLCGNERQRLYWLGVLTSLGRTGSAEYARHHEYRNLMDVVPFGVRETLPCRREHGIRNTQTGFTQDDFIILWFGGIWDWLDPQPLIRAVHSANKQNSKIKIFFSMFAPKGGQPSTTAVAARNEALRLNALGTCVYFRPEPVPFDDRENFLLDADIGVFFQLPNLETSLSARTRVYDYVWGGLPILMTAGDETAEMLRPHQQDLILESYTEESLADTLLRYASDKRKQREYREKITQLRKELLWKKQVQPLDTYIRSLRDADVR